CAGATAGCGCGGATCGCCGCGGTCGTCGAGCTGCAGCGTCTCCTCGAGCAGCAGCTCGGTGCCGTAGCGCAGCCACACGTGGCGGCGCAAGTTGTCGTTGAAGAGCGCCGAGGGGACGTAGCGCAGCGGCGCGCGCGTGCGCAGCTCCGCCGGCGCGTCGGGGTTCTCCGCGTCGACGATGACCACGCCAGGCGAGGTGTGCCGCGCGAGCCACTGCACGAAGCCTTGAAAGTTCAGCGGCGCGACCCACACCAGATGCCCGCTCGCCGACTGCACGTTGTAGGTGCCGACGCGGTAGTACGCGCCGAGCTGACCGACGACTTTCTCACCGGCGAAGATCGCCGACTCTTCCGGCACGACGCGCACGTGGCGCGGGTCGGCGGCCGGCGCGCCGGCGGTCGAGACGGTCGCACCGGTGAGGTCGCGCAGTCCGCTCGCGTCGACCACCGGCGCGACGAGCAGCCCGAGCGCGAACAAGCCGACCACGCCGACCACGCCGATCAGCGGCCAGACCGGCGTGCGGCGCAGCGAGACGATCCGGCGCGAGAGGACCATCGTGCGCGCGGCGGTGAGCGAGGTGATCAGCGCGTTGGGGAGCAGCGTGAGCAGCAGCAGCGAGATCGCCTGCGGGAAGACCAGCTGCGGCAGCGTCAGGTAGCAAAACGCGCCGACGAGCGGCACGCCGACCACGAGCCGCCGCAGTTGCCCGCGCCACCACCCGCGCGAGAAGTCCAGGTTGACGAGCCCCAGCGAGAGGAACCCCGTCGCGAGCAGCCAGATCACGCGCCTTCGCCCTACGGCGGCCCCTTGCCGCGCGCCTCCTCGCGCGTGAACGGAAGGCGGAGGTGCCCATGCAGGTTCGCTACAGCGGGACGGTCACGTCGCCGCCCCGCTTCTTCTACTCGCGCCACTCGCATCGCGAGCACGAGCAGTTCGACGTGCGCGGCGACGACGGCGCGCGGTTTCGCGTCGTCGACAACGTCTCGATCGCACCGCGCGTCCCGGTGCAGCCCGGCGACCGGGTGACGGTGCAGGGCGAGCTGGTGCGCGCGCACGTCACGCCGCCGATCGTGCACTGGACGCATCACGATCCGGACGGCCGGCACGCGGGCGGCTTCATCGACCTGAACGGCCGCTTCTACGCCTGAGGGCGAAACGAAAAGGGGCGAATCGCTTCGCCCCCGATCGCCTGCCGAGCTGGAAGCTCAGCGGCGCTTCTTCGCGCCCCCCGCGGCCTTGCGGCCCGGGGCGGCTGCCTTCGAGCCGCCTTTCTTCGCCGCGGGAGCGGCTTTGCGGCCCGGCGCGGCGGCTTTTTTCGCCCCGCCCTTCTTGGCGCCGCCCTTTTTCGCGCCGCCGCGCTTGGCGGTGCCGACGGCTTCCTTGAGGCTGCGCCCGGCGGTGAACTTCAGGACGCGCTTCGCCGGAACGTTCACCGGCTCGCCCGTCTGCGGATTGCGCGCGACGCGCGCCGCGCGGTCCCGGATCTTGAACTGGCCGAAGGGCGTCAACTGGACTTTGTCGCCCGACTTCAGCACCTGCGTGATCCGGTCCAGGATCCCGTCCAGCAGCTCGGCGACCTGCCGGCGCGGAAGCTCGAAATCATCGGCGAGCTCTCTCGCCAGTTCGTTCTTGGTCATGCGGTCCTTTCGGTTTGCGGGTTCGGCTCGCGGGGAGCCGCGTTGGCGCCCAGTATACGCCGAAAAACTCCTACCTCCGGCCGATTTCCTCTGTTTTTTGCGAGAATTCCTCGCCTCGGCCGCCACGCCGGGCCGGAACCCTCAACCGGCCGCTAGCGCTCCGAACGCGCGACGAGCTGATCGACGGTGACGAACCCGTAGCCTTGCGCGCGCAGCGCGGCGATGACGCGCGGCGCGAGGGCGGCTTCGTAGGCGCGCTCGCCGGCGTCGCCGCGGCCTTGGTCGCCGTCGTGCAACACGACGATCGCGCCGTCGCGCACCTGCCGCAGCAACGTTCGCACGAGCTCCTCGCGGTCGGCGTGCGGCGAGGTTTCGTCGAGCATCGCGCTCCACAGCACGACGCGCAAGCCGTGGCGGCGCGCCGCGTCGAGCACCGCGGCGTTGCGCGCGCCGAACGGCGGGCGCAGGTAGCGCGGCCGCGCGCCGGTGGCGGCGGCGATCGCGTCGCCGGCGTTCGCGATCTCCGCGTCGAGCGCGTAGCGCGCGAGCAGCGCGTTGAGGTGCGGGTGCGTCTCGGAGTGGTTCTCCACTTCGTCGCCGTCGGCGCGCATGCGGCGCAGCAGTCCTGGATTGCGCCGCGCCGCGCGTCCGACCACGAAGAACGTCGCGGGCACGCGCTCGCGCTCGAGGACGCTCAGCAGGTGGTCCGTCACGCCGGGCGTGGGCCCGTCGTCGAACGTCAGCGCGACGAGGTGGCCGCCGCCGTGCGTGATCACCGGCTCGAACGCGTCGCTGCGCGGCGACTCGACCAGCTCGTACAAGCCGTAGAACCCGGCGGCGAGCAGCGCGAGCGCGGCCAGCACGCGCAGCGCGCTCACGACTTGAGCAATTTCTCCCGCGCCGCCGCGACGGTCTTCTTGAAGCTCGGCGGGCCGAACGCCGCGAAGTCGTCGACGACTTTCTGGTAGCGCGCGTCGGCGGTTGAGGTCGAGTTCAGCGTGACCAGGTTCGGCACCGGCTTGTTCTTGTCGAGATGGATCTCGTACTGGCGCCCCGCGGTCGTCGCCAGGTAGTGCGGGTCGGTGAAGGTGAACTTGTGCTTGCCGCTGCGGTTGCCGTCGACCTGCGCCACCGTGACGGTGTACATCTCGTTCGTGTTGCCGCGCAGCGGCCGCGTCTGCAGCTCCCAGACGCCGTCTTGCACGAGCTGCTGAAACAAGAACGTCACGTCGTAGCCGTGGATCGGCTCGGTGAACTTCGCCACCCGCGTCCCGGCGCGGTTCTCGGCGCGGTACGATGCGGTCGAGCTTCCGTTGACGTTGTCGAGCTGCCACACCTCGCGAGCGATCGGCCCCTTCGCGTGCGCGATCGTTTCGCTGAAGTGCAGCTCGGAGCGCTGGGTGCGGACGGCGTGAACCGCTTGGTAGCGCGCGGACTCGGACGGAAAGAAGATCTTCCAGCCGGAGATCGCGGCGGCGATTGCGATGACGATCACGACCAGCGTGGTGGGGAAGCGGCGCATCTTCCCCTCTACAACGCTCCGCGGGGCTGGGAAGTGTCAGCGTGCGCGTCGAGGATCTGGTTGACCACGGCGTCGGCCGCCTTGTTCTCCTTGCGAGGCACGTGGCGCACGTCGGTCCGCGCGAACTTGCGCAGCAGCGCCTTCGCCTCTGCGTGCAGCGGGACGAGGCCGGGGTGCTTCACACGATAGGCGCCGGAGAGCTGCTTGACCACCAGCTCGGAATCCATCCGCACGTCGAGCTCGTCCACGCCGCGCGCGAGCGCCGCCCGCAGCCCTTCGAGCAGCGCGGTCCACTCGGCGACGTTGTTCGTGGTCGTGCCGAGAAACGTCCCGATCTCTTCGAGCACCGCGCCGTCGTGGGCGTACAGCACGGCGCCCGACGCGGCGGGACCGGGGTTGCCGCGGGAACCGCCGTCGGCGTAGAGGGTGGCCTTCACGTGGAAAGGGGGAACCACACCGAACGGCCTATTACCTCCTACGGCTCCCGGCGGGCAGTGGCGCAGCTTGGTAGCGCATCAGTCTGGGGGACTGGGGGTCGCAGGTTCAAATCCTGTCTGCCCGACCAACGACGACGAGGGTTTGCACGCAGCGAACCCTTTTCGTTTTCCGCACCGCGAACATTTTGGAATCTCCACCGCCTCTCTTGTCTCAGATGGTATCGCTCCTCGAGCCGCGCGCGCCTCGGCGCCGCGTCGACCCCGAGCTCGTGCTCGCCGCGATGCGGCGCGAGCCCGCCGCCGCCGACCGGCTCGTCGCCGCGATCTGGCCGGCGTGCTTTCGTCTCGCGGCGAGCGCCACCGGCGATCGTGGGCTCGCGCAGGACGCCGCGCAGGAAGCATGCGCGCTCGTCGTTCGCAAGGTCCACGGGCTGCGCAACACCGACGCGTTCGACGCCTGGCTGTACCGCATCGTCATGCGCGAGGCCTCGCGCGTGCGGCGCGGACACTGGTTCAACCCGGAGCAGCTCGTCGAACCGGCGGCCGGCGAAAGCGGCACCGCGGCGCTCGATGTGTGGCGCGCGCTGGCGGCGCTGCCGCCGGAGCTGCGCGACGTCACCGTGCTGTTCTATTTCGACGACCTGCGCAGCGAAGAGATCGCCGCGATCCTGGGCGTTCGGCATCCGACCGTGCGCACGCGCCTGGCGCGCGCCCGGGAACGGCTGCGCGGTCTGCTCGCGGACTACCGCCCATATCCGCTGAGGGAGGCGCACCGTGCCGTTTGATTTCGCAACGAGCGGTCGCCACGCGCGCGAGCAGATCGCCGTTCCCGCCGTGCCGCTCGAGACGATCGCCCGGCGGGCGGAGCGGCAGCGCGCGCGCTCGCGAGCTCACGCGCTCGCCGCGGCAGCCGGCGTGCTCGTCGCCGGCGCCGTTGCCGTCGGCACGGGAGCTGGCGCGCGGATCTTGGATACGGTACACGTCTGGTTGGGCGGAGGCCACGCGGCGATCCGAACCTCGTCGGTCTCCGGAACGCGCTGGCCCACGCGCGAGGAGTTTCGCCGCGCGATCGCGGGCGCGACGTTCCCGGTGCGGCTGCCGGTCGGGCTTCCGCCGAACGCGCGCGTCGTGTTCGTGTGGGCCATGCCCGCGACGCATCCGAGCGCGATAACCCTGGAATATCGGGCTCAAAACCAGGCGAAACCGCTCAGCTTCTTGCTGGCCGATCCCTCGGTCGTCGACGTCGGGCGGCAGCTGCTCGCAGTGACCGCGCCTAACGCCGCGGTCTATGACTGGCGGTCCGGCGACGAAGTGGTCTCCATCCCGAAAGACGAGATCGACGCCGCCGGCGCCGACCGGCTCAAAGCGTCGATGGCGCAGACGACGCCCCAGGCATCGCTGGCCGCAACCGATGCGATGCTTGCAACCGTCGCGGTGCTCGGCGATGCCGACCACATCACGCTCGCGGAACACTATCGTGCCGCCGCAGGCCCGAACGCACTCGTCGGCACGCAAACGGCACGGACGATCGCATCGCTGGCGGCGCGCGGGCTTCCGATGCGCGACAGGCGGCACCTAGTCGTCACGAACCTTCACTACGCGCACGGAGAGCCCGACTATGCGCGGACGAGGAACTCGTTTGCGGGCAGCATCGCGGTCTCCGCGGGCGGCGTGCGCGCGCTCGCCGCGACGCTGCGCGCGCGCGGCGTCGCATCCGGCGGCGACTGCGCGTGCGAGCTTCTCTACAGCCGCCCCGACGCGCGCGCAGCATATCGCATCGTCGTCATCCCGCTGCGAGGCTCGGGCGTTCGCACCTACGCGGTCGACCCGAAAACGTACGCGGTGCGAGCCGCGACCTAGCCGAAAAAGAAACGAGAGCCCGCCGGCCTAAGCCTACTTCGTGCGGCCGGACTTCCTCGCGCCGGCGCGCCTGGCGCCGCCCACCGCGTCCTTGAGTCCTTTGCCGGGCGTGAACGCCGGCACTTTGCGCGCTGCGATCTTCAACACCTCACCCGTTTGCGGATTGCGTCCGGTGCGCGCCCGGCGCTCGCGGACGACGAAGCTTCCGAACGGGATCAGCTGAACCTTTTCGCCCTGCTTGAGGGCGGTTGTGATCTCGTCGAGGATCAAATCGACGATCTCTCCGGCCTGACGTTTCGAGAGCTCGTGCTCGTTGGCCAAATTGTCCACGATGTCGGCTTTGGTCACTGTTTCGCTGTACCTCAATGAGAACGTCGTAGCGGCGCGGTTTCGTACGCCCGCGCGACCGCTCGCTCGGGAGGATACGCTTGCACGCCGCCTGCTCCTTCCGACCGGCGAGCGCGCGCAACGGCCGAATCCCGCGCACGGTTAAGGGAAGGAATGGATCGCATCGTCACCGCCTCGGCCGCGCGCGGCACCGTTTCGCTCGCGGCCGGGATCACGACGGAGCTCGTCCGCGAGGCGCGGGAACGTCACGACCTCGCGCCCACCGCAAGCGCGGCGGTCGGCCGCCTGCTGACCGCGGCGGCGCTTCTCGGCGCCTCGCTGAGCGGCCGCGAGCGGCTCACGCTGCAGATCGTCGGCGACGGCCCGATCGGCGCGATCACCGCCGATGCGTGGAGCACCGGCGAGCACGCCGTCGGCGCGCGCGCGTACGCGCGCAACGGCCGCGCCGATCTGCCGCTGAACGCGCGCGGCAAGTTCGACGTCGCGCGCGTCGTCGGAAACGGCAAGCTGCAGGTGACGAAGACGTACGAGGTGGGACAGCCGTACAGCGGGATCGTTCCGCTCGCGACCGGCGAGATCGGCGACGACGTCGCCGCATACCTGGCGAACTCCGAACAGATTCCCAGCGTCGTCGCGCTCGGCGTGCTCGCCGATCCGAACGGGATTCGCGCCGCCGGCGGCGTGATCGCGCAGGTGCAGCCCGGCGCCGACGACGCGACGGTCGCCGCGCTCGAGCGCAACGCCTCGCAGATGCCCCCGGTGACGACGCAGATCGTCGAAGGCGCCGACGAGCACGCGCTCTTGCGCGCCGTCGCCGGCGACTTGGGACTGAACGTCTTCGACGAGTACCGGACGGCGTTCGACTGCCGCTGCACGCGCGCCAAAGTCGAGACGGCGCTGCTGGGGCTGGGCAAGGACGAGCTGGCGAAGATCGCGCGCGAGCAGCCGCACACCGAGGCGACGTGCGACTTCTGCGGCGAGAGCTACGTGCTCAGCGCCGACGACGTGCGCGGGCTCGCCGAGCGCGCATCGAGCGGCTCAGCCTGACGGCTTAGCGGCGCTTCGCGCCCGGCCCGGCGGCGGCTTCGGGGCCTGCCGTCTTGGCGCCGCCGATCCGCGGGCGGAACTCTTCGGCGATCCGGCCGCGCCCGAGGTTCGTGTACCACCAGCCGCACTCGCAGCGCACCGGCGGACCCTGCTCGACCGGGTAGCGGTAGACGCGCCCGCAGCGCGGACAGGTGAAGGTCGGGCCGTCGATCCGGCCGGCCGGAGTGTACGTTTTGGGGGCCGCCGAGGCCGCCGGACGATGCGTCGCCATGCTGCTTCCTGTCGGTTTTTAAGGAATGATTCGGACGAACTTGCGCGAGCCGACCTGCAGGACCGCCGGAGCGCTCGCGCTCCAGCGCGCCGCGGGATCGGTGACCGGCGCGCCGTCGATTTTCACGCCGCCTTCCGCGATCAGCCGCTGCGCGGCCCGCTTGGACTCCGCGAACTTCGCCGCGACGACGAGATCCGCCAGCTTGTCGCGCCCGTCGAGCCGCAGCTCCGGCATCTCGGCGGGGATCTCGCCGCGCTGGATCGTGCGCTCGAACCACTCGCGCGCCGCGCGCGCCGCATCCGTCCCGTGATAGCGCGCGACCAGGTCCTCGGCGATGCGCTTCTTCTCGTCCATCGGCGAGACGGCGCCGGTCTCCAGCCCGTCGCGCAGCCGCTCGACCTCTTCCGCCGGGCGAAAGACGGCCAGCCGCGCGTACTCCGGCAGCACGTGATCGGGGATGCGCATCGTCTTGCCGAACATGTCGTTCGGCGGATCGGTCAGCGCGATGTGGTTGCCGGTCGACTTCGACATCTTCTTCACGCCGTCGATCCCGACCAGCAGCGGCGCGGTGATGCAGATCTCCGGCTCCTGCCCGAAATGCGTCTGGTACGGGCGGCTGATCAGCAAGTTGAAGAGCTGATCGGAACCGCCCAGCTCGACGTCGACGTGCATCGCGACCGAGTCGTACGCGACCGCGACCGGGTAGACGAACTCGTGCAGCGCGATCGGCGTCCCGCCTTCGTAGCGCTGTTTGAAGTCGTTGCGCTCGAGCATCTGCGCGACGGTGGTGAGCGAGAGCAGCTTGTAGATCTCCGAGAAGGTCAGCTTGGAGAGCCATTCGCTGTTGTAGACCAAGCGCACGCGCGACATGTCGAGCACCTTGCCGGCTTGCTCGGCGTAGGTTTTCATGTTGGCGGCGATCTGCGCGTCGCTCAGGGGTGGGCGCAGCGCGTTGCGGCCGCTCGGATCGCCGATCCGCGCGGTGAAGTCGCCGATCAGCAGGATCACGTCGTGGCCGTCGTCGACGAACCGCTGCAGCAGCCGCAGCACGACGGCGTGCCCGACGTGCAAATCCGGCGAGGTGGGGTCAAGCCCGAGGTACACGCGCAGCGGTTTTCCGCGCTCGAGGCGCTGCGCGAGCTCGGCGAGCGTCTCGACGTGGTCGCAGCCTTCGGTCAGAAATTCCGCGCGCTCGCGCGCAGAGCGAAATTTGGTCGTCATGCGGTCGGCGAGCGCAGTTCAAAGACCGTTACCCCACCGCCTCCCTCGTCGGCGTTTCCGTAGCGGACGTTCTGCACGAAAGGGTGCGCCTTCAGATACTGCTGCAAGCCCTTGCCGAGCAGGCCGGTGCCCTTGCCGTGGATCAGCCGCAGCGGCGAGTGGCCGAGCATGATCGCGTCGTCGATCCAGCGCTCGACCAGCGGCTCGGCCTCGACGAACCGCTTGCCGCGCACGTCGATCTCCGTCTGCGCGCTCGACGCCACGTCCAGCGTAGCGTCACCCTGAGCTTGTCGAAGCGCGCGCTTTCCGGCCGGCCCACCGGACGATGCGCCGGCGCGGCGGCGCAGCTCGCTTTTCGGAACGGTCATGCGCAGCGCGCCGATCTGCACCAGCGCGTTCTCGCCGAGGTCTTCGAGGATTGTGCCGTCCTGCTCCCAGGCGGCGACGTGAACGCGGTCGCCGGCGCCGACCGGCGCTTGCGCATCGCTTTCGCGCGCGCGTTGCGGTCGCGCTTCGAGGCCCAGCTCGCGGTGCATCTGGTCGAGCGTGCGCGCCAGCAGGTCCGCTTGGCCCGGCGTGACGCGCGGCGCACGCGCGGCGCGCTCGGTCCGCTCAGCGGCGCGGCGCTCGAGCTCCGCGGTGAAGCGGCGCAGCGTCTCGGCGAGCTCGGCGTCGGCGCGCTTGGCGAGCTCGCGCCGCTCGCGGTCGAGCGCCTCGGCGCGGCGGCGCGCGTTGTCCTCGAGCGAGCGCAGGTGCGCGCGCTCGCGGTCGAGCTGCTCGCGCTCGCGCGTCGCGCGAACGCGCTCTTCGCTCACCTCGGCGAGCGCGCGCTCGTAGTCGCGTTCCTGCGAGCCCAACACGTCCTGCGCGCGCGCGACGACCTTGGGATCGAGCCGCATCCGGCGCGCCAGCGCGAAGGCGAGCGATTGTCCGGGCGAGCCCACGTCGAGCTGATAGGTCGGCTCGTACGTGTCGGGATCGAAGCGCACGCTCGCGTTCGCGACGTGCGCGTGGTCGGCGCCGAACAGCTTCAGCTCGGTCGCGTGCGTCGTGGCGAGAACGCGCGCGCCGCGCTCGAGAAACCGCTCGAGCACGGCGACGGCGAGCGCGGCGCCGGCGTTCGGCTCGGTTCCGCTGCCGATCTCGTCGATGAGGATCAGCGTGCGGTCGTTGGCGGCGTCGACGATCTCGGCGAGCCGGCGCAGGTGCGCGGAGAACGTCGAGGCGTTCTGCGCGATCGACTGCTCGTCGCCGATGTCGGTGCAGACGCGCTCGAACCGCCCGATCGTCGCCGCCGCGGCCGGGACGTGCAATCCGCACGCCGCCATCGCGACCGCGAGCCCGACCAGCTTGAGCGCGACGGTCTTCCCGCCCATGTTCGGCCCGGAGACGATCAGGATGCGGATCTCCTCGTCGAGCCGGACCGACTGCGGCACGGCGCGCTCGTCCAGCAGCGGATGGCGCCCATCGGAAAGATCGATCACCGCCGCCTCGACCAGCTCGGGCGCGACCGCCTGCATGCGGTGCGCGACGCTCGCGCGCGCGGCGGCGAGATCGAGCTCGACGTAGACGTCCACGTCGGTGCCGATTTGGGCCGCTTCGTTCGCGATGAGCGAGGAAAGCTCGCCGAGGATGCGCGCGATCTCCACCTCTTCTTGCACGCGCAGCGCGCGCACGCGGTTGTTCGCTTCGAGCGATTCGAGCGGCTCGACGAACAGCGTCTGCCCCGACGAGCTGGTGTCGTGGACGATCCCTTGGATCTCGCCGGAGAACTCTGCCTTGACCGGAACGACGTAGCGCCCGTCGCGCATCGTGACGATCGCGTCCTGAATCGCGCGCGCGTATTTAGCCGAGCGGGTGATGGCGGCGGCGCGGTCGCGCGCGTCGTCCTGGGCTTGCTGCATCGAGCGGCGAATCCGCGCCAGCGCCGGCGAGGCGCGGTCGAGGATCGTGCCGCGCTCGTCGATCGCGTCGTGCACGCGGTGCACGATCTGCGGCAGCGCGCGAAACGGCGCGCAGCGCTCGCGCAGCAGCGGAACGTCCAGCTCGGCTTCCCGCACCGCTTTGACCGCCGCCGCGGCGGCGGCGAGCGCATCGGCGACCGAGCGCAATTCGCGGGCCGGCAGGGCCACGCCGCGCGCTGCGGTCGCGACCGCTTCGTCCACGTCGTCGATCCGCTGCATCGAGAAGCCGGCGTCCTGCATCAGCGCGCGCATCTCGCTCGTCTCGCCGACCAGCCGCCGCACGCGGGCGAAGTCCGTCGTCGGCTCGCACGCCAGCGCCAGCGCCTGCGAGCGCGGCGCATGCGTCTGCCCCGCATACCGCTCCCGAATCCGCTGAAAATCCAGAACCTCGAGCCCGCGCTCGTCGATCAGCGCGCCGTACTGGGGCATGACTTATTCGCGGAGCTTCTCCTTCAGCAACTCTTGTGCTAAGGCCGGGTTTGCTTTGCCGCGAGAGGCTTTCATCACCGCGCCGGTGAGGAAGCCGAGGACGTTCGTTTTGCCGGCTTTGTAGTCGGCGGCGACTTTCGGGTTGGCGGCGAGGACTTCGTCGACGATCGCTGCGACAGCGCCGCGGTCGCTGACCTGGGCCAGGCCTTCACGCTCGACGATCGCCTTCGCCGAGCCGCCTTCCGTCCACAGCGTTTCGAGGACTTGCTTCGCGGCTTTCGAGTTGATCGCGTTCGAGCTCGTCAGCGCGACCAGCTCGGCGAGCGATTCCGGCGTCACCTTGCCGCGTACGACGTGCGTGCCGCTCTCGTTCGCCAGGCGCGCGAGGTCGCCCAGGACGAACGCGACGACGCCTTTCCCATCGCCGTTCGCAGCGCGCACCGCGCGGTCGAACCAGGCGGCGAGCGCGTGGTCTTCGACGAGTTGCGTCGCGCGCTTCGTATCGAGCGCGTAGTCGTCGACGTAGCGCAGGTAGCGTTCGTACGGAATCTCCGGCAGCGACGCGCGCACGCGCTCGATCATCTCCGGCGTGACGTCAAGCGGGACGAGGTCTGGGTCGGGGAAGTAGCGGTAGTCGTGCGCCTGTTCTTTCGAGCGCTGGCTGTGGGTGACGCCGGCGGCCTCGTCCCAGCCGCGCGTCTCCTGGATCACGCGGCCGCCGCTCTCCACCACCGCGATCTGCCGCGCGATCTCCGACTCGATCGCGCGCCGCACGCTGCGGAAGGAGTTCATGTTCTTGATCTCGGCTTTGGTGCCGAGCCCGGTCTCGCCGCGCTTGCGGATCGACACGTTGGCGTCGCAGCGCAGCGAGCCTTCCTCCATCTTCACGTCGCTCACGCCGAGCTCGCGGAACGTGCGCGCCAGCGTTTCGAGGTACGCCACCGCTTCCTCGGCGCTGCGGATGTCCGGCTCCGAGACGCACTCCATCAGCGGCACGCCGGCGCGGTTGAAATCGACGAGCGAACCGGTCGACGCGGCGAGCCGCCCGTCGGCGCTGCCCACGTGTGTCGACTTGCCCGTGTCTTCTTCTAAATGAATGCGGGTGAGGCGGCACTCGCGCCGCGTGCCGTCTTCCAGCCAGTAGCGCACGACGCCGCCGACCGTGAGCGGCATGTCGTACTGCGAGATCTGGTAGTTCTTCGGCATGTCCGGATAGAAGTAGTTCTTCCGGTCGAACTTCGAGTGCGGCGGAATCGTCGCGCCGAACGCCAAGCCGGCGCGGAACATGTGCTCGATCGCGGCCGCATTCGGCACCGGCAGCGCTCCCGGCAGCGCCAAGCACACCGGGCACACGTTGGTGTTCGGCTCGCCGCCGAACGCGTTCGGACACCCACAAAACATCTTGCTCACGGTCTTGAGCTCAACGTGGCACTCGATCCCGATCACAGCTTCGTACTTGTCGAGCAACTGTGCCGTAACGACGGCGTCCTCGGCAACGGTAGACATATTAGGTGATGATTTCCCTGACAATATCGGCAACCCGGCCGACGAGCTCATCCGGTGCTTTGCCGGCGGACGCGGCACGCCGTGCGCGCCAGTCGAGCGCTCGCATTTGGTGTGCCAAGACCGATCCGCGGACCGGCAAATCGTTCGGCAGCGCGATCTCGAACGCATTTCGCGCCTCACGTGTCGTCACCGGCGCCACAAACGCGACACCGAACGCTTCATTGAACGGCGCGGGGGAAAGCACGAGCGCGGGCCGCCGCTTCATCTGTTCATGCCCTGCCTGCGGATTGAAGTTGACGATGATGAAATCGCCGCGATCGGGCGTCGTCATTCA
The nucleotide sequence above comes from Candidatus Eremiobacterota bacterium. Encoded proteins:
- a CDS encoding DUF3465 domain-containing protein; translation: MPMQVRYSGTVTSPPRFFYSRHSHREHEQFDVRGDDGARFRVVDNVSIAPRVPVQPGDRVTVQGELVRAHVTPPIVHWTHHDPDGRHAGGFIDLNGRFYA
- a CDS encoding HU family DNA-binding protein codes for the protein MTKNELARELADDFELPRRQVAELLDGILDRITQVLKSGDKVQLTPFGQFKIRDRAARVARNPQTGEPVNVPAKRVLKFTAGRSLKEAVGTAKRGGAKKGGAKKGGAKKAAAPGRKAAPAAKKGGSKAAAPGRKAAGGAKKRR
- a CDS encoding polysaccharide deacetylase family protein — its product is MSALRVLAALALLAAGFYGLYELVESPRSDAFEPVITHGGGHLVALTFDDGPTPGVTDHLLSVLERERVPATFFVVGRAARRNPGLLRRMRADGDEVENHSETHPHLNALLARYALDAEIANAGDAIAAATGARPRYLRPPFGARNAAVLDAARRHGLRVVLWSAMLDETSPHADREELVRTLLRQVRDGAIVVLHDGDQGRGDAGERAYEAALAPRVIAALRAQGYGFVTVDQLVARSER
- a CDS encoding ribonuclease HI family protein, translating into MKATLYADGGSRGNPGPAASGAVLYAHDGAVLEEIGTFLGTTTNNVAEWTALLEGLRAALARGVDELDVRMDSELVVKQLSGAYRVKHPGLVPLHAEAKALLRKFARTDVRHVPRKENKAADAVVNQILDAHADTSQPRGAL
- a CDS encoding sigma-70 family RNA polymerase sigma factor; amino-acid sequence: MVSLLEPRAPRRRVDPELVLAAMRREPAAADRLVAAIWPACFRLAASATGDRGLAQDAAQEACALVVRKVHGLRNTDAFDAWLYRIVMREASRVRRGHWFNPEQLVEPAAGESGTAALDVWRALAALPPELRDVTVLFYFDDLRSEEIAAILGVRHPTVRTRLARARERLRGLLADYRPYPLREAHRAV
- a CDS encoding HU family DNA-binding protein, giving the protein MRYSETVTKADIVDNLANEHELSKRQAGEIVDLILDEITTALKQGEKVQLIPFGSFVVRERRARTGRNPQTGEVLKIAARKVPAFTPGKGLKDAVGGARRAGARKSGRTK
- the hslO gene encoding Hsp33 family molecular chaperone HslO, which gives rise to MDRIVTASAARGTVSLAAGITTELVREARERHDLAPTASAAVGRLLTAAALLGASLSGRERLTLQIVGDGPIGAITADAWSTGEHAVGARAYARNGRADLPLNARGKFDVARVVGNGKLQVTKTYEVGQPYSGIVPLATGEIGDDVAAYLANSEQIPSVVALGVLADPNGIRAAGGVIAQVQPGADDATVAALERNASQMPPVTTQIVEGADEHALLRAVAGDLGLNVFDEYRTAFDCRCTRAKVETALLGLGKDELAKIAREQPHTEATCDFCGESYVLSADDVRGLAERASSGSA
- a CDS encoding tyrosine--tRNA ligase produces the protein MTTKFRSARERAEFLTEGCDHVETLAELAQRLERGKPLRVYLGLDPTSPDLHVGHAVVLRLLQRFVDDGHDVILLIGDFTARIGDPSGRNALRPPLSDAQIAANMKTYAEQAGKVLDMSRVRLVYNSEWLSKLTFSEIYKLLSLTTVAQMLERNDFKQRYEGGTPIALHEFVYPVAVAYDSVAMHVDVELGGSDQLFNLLISRPYQTHFGQEPEICITAPLLVGIDGVKKMSKSTGNHIALTDPPNDMFGKTMRIPDHVLPEYARLAVFRPAEEVERLRDGLETGAVSPMDEKKRIAEDLVARYHGTDAARAAREWFERTIQRGEIPAEMPELRLDGRDKLADLVVAAKFAESKRAAQRLIAEGGVKIDGAPVTDPAARWSASAPAVLQVGSRKFVRIIP
- a CDS encoding endonuclease MutS2; the protein is MPQYGALIDERGLEVLDFQRIRERYAGQTHAPRSQALALACEPTTDFARVRRLVGETSEMRALMQDAGFSMQRIDDVDEAVATAARGVALPARELRSVADALAAAAAAVKAVREAELDVPLLRERCAPFRALPQIVHRVHDAIDERGTILDRASPALARIRRSMQQAQDDARDRAAAITRSAKYARAIQDAIVTMRDGRYVVPVKAEFSGEIQGIVHDTSSSGQTLFVEPLESLEANNRVRALRVQEEVEIARILGELSSLIANEAAQIGTDVDVYVELDLAAARASVAHRMQAVAPELVEAAVIDLSDGRHPLLDERAVPQSVRLDEEIRILIVSGPNMGGKTVALKLVGLAVAMAACGLHVPAAAATIGRFERVCTDIGDEQSIAQNASTFSAHLRRLAEIVDAANDRTLILIDEIGSGTEPNAGAALAVAVLERFLERGARVLATTHATELKLFGADHAHVANASVRFDPDTYEPTYQLDVGSPGQSLAFALARRMRLDPKVVARAQDVLGSQERDYERALAEVSEERVRATREREQLDRERAHLRSLEDNARRRAEALDRERRELAKRADAELAETLRRFTAELERRAAERTERAARAPRVTPGQADLLARTLDQMHRELGLEARPQRARESDAQAPVGAGDRVHVAAWEQDGTILEDLGENALVQIGALRMTVPKSELRRRAGASSGGPAGKRALRQAQGDATLDVASSAQTEIDVRGKRFVEAEPLVERWIDDAIMLGHSPLRLIHGKGTGLLGKGLQQYLKAHPFVQNVRYGNADEGGGGVTVFELRSPTA